A genome region from Manihot esculenta cultivar AM560-2 chromosome 5, M.esculenta_v8, whole genome shotgun sequence includes the following:
- the LOC110615938 gene encoding vacuolar protein 8 isoform X2 encodes MVEDKGKEVIQDIQTVEDWLSYAQELVPLALDKAKTVKGFPGRWKMIISKLEQIPSHLSDLSSHPCFSKNSLCKEQLQAVSKALKEAIELADLCDSEKYEGKLRMQSDLDSLSGKLDLNLRDCGLLIKTGVLGETTLPSAVAGSSTEPEAAIHGNIRELLARLQIGHLEAKHKALDSLVEVMKEDEKTVLAVLGRSNVGALIQLLTATSPRIREKTVTVICSLAESGSCENWLVSEGVLPPLIRLVESGSTVGREKATISLQRLSMTSETARAIVGHGGVRPLIEICRIGDSVSQAAAACTLKNISAVPEVRQNLAEEGIVKVMINLLDCGILLGSKEYAAECLQNLTASNDNLRRIVISEGGIQRLLAYLDGPLPQESAVAAVRNLVSSVSMEMLVSLGFLPCLVHVLKSGSVGAQQAAASAICRVCSSSEMKKLVGEAGCIPLLIKLLEAKSNSVREVSTQAISSLMTLSQNCREVKKDDKSVPNLVQLLDPSPQNTAKKYAVSCLASLSSSRKCKKLMISYGAIGYLKKLSEMDIPGAKKLLERLERGKLRSLFSRK; translated from the coding sequence ATGGTGGAAGATAAAGGAAAAGAAGTTATACAAGATATTCAGACAGTCGAAGACTGGTTATCATATGCGCAAGAGCTTGTTCCCTTGGCACTTGACAAGGCCAAGACTGTGAAGGGGTTTCCTGGTAGATGGAAGATGATCATTTCCAAGTTGGAGCAGATCCCTTCGCATTTATCTGATTTATCCAGTCACCCTTGTTTCTCCAAGAATTCACTTTGCAAAGAACAATTGCAGGCTGTGTCAAAGGCGCTGAAAGAAGCAATTGAATTGGCAGATTTATGTGACAGTGAGAAATATGAAGGTAAACTTAGGATGCAGAGTGATCTCGATTCTTTATCCGGGAAATTGGATTTGAATTTACGAGATTGTGGGCTTCTGATCAAGACTGGGGTGCTTGGTGAAACTACTCTGCCTTCAGCTGTGGCCGGTTCGTCAACAGAGCCTGAGGCTGCCATTCATGGCAATATAAGGGAATTGCTTGCTCGGCTTCAGATCGGGCACTTGGAAGCAAAGCACAAAGCTCTTGACAGCCTCGTTGAGGTCATGAAAGAGGATGAGAAGACTGTTTTGGCTGTTTTGGGCAGGAGCAATGTTGGTGCTCTAATCCAGCTATTAACAGCAACCTCTCCTCGAATCCGGGAAAAGACTGTTACTGTAATCTGCTCACTTGCAGAATCTGGGAGTTGTGAGAATTGGCTTGTTTCTGAAGGTGTTCTGCCACCTCTGATAAGGCTTGTGGAGTCAGGTAGCACAGTGGGCAGAGAGAAGGCTACGATCTCGCTCCAGAGATTGTCCATGACATCAGAAACAGCCAGGGCAATTGTTGGACATGGCGGGGTTCGACCACTGATTGAAATTTGTCGAATTGGTGATTCAGTATCACAGGCTGCAGCTGCTTGTACTTTGAAGAACATATCTGCTGTACCTGAGGTTAGACAAAATCTAGCTGAAGAAGGGATTGTAAAAGTCATGATCAATCTCCTTGATTGTGGAATTCTACTAGGATCTAAAGAATATGCTGCAGAATGCTTGCAGAATCTCACTGCTAGCAATGACAATTTAAGGAGGATTGTTATTTCAGAAGGAGGAATCCAAAGGCTATTGGCATATCTAGATGGTCCATTGCCCCAAGAATCTGCAGTTGCAGCAGTAAGGAATTTGGTAAGCTCAGTCTCTATGGAAATGTTGGTATCTCTTGGCTTCCTTCCTTGCTTGGTTCATGTCCTTAAATCTGGATCGGTAGGCGCACAACAAGCCGCTGCATCTGCAATATGTCGAGTTTGCAGCTCATCGGAGATGAAAAAATTGGTAGGTGAAGCTGGATGCATTCCTCTGCTCATCAAATTGCTTGAGGCCAAATCAAACAGCGTTAGGGAGGTTTCTACACAAGCAATTTCAAGTTTGATGACACTTTCACAGAATTGCAGAGAAGTTAAAAAGGATGATAAAAGTGTGCCAAATCTGGTTCAGTTGCTTGACCCAAGTCCACAAAACACTGCAAAAAAGTACGCTGTGTCCTGCCTAGCATCTCTTTCTTCAAGCAGGAAATGTAAGAAATTGATGATTTCCTACGGCGCAATTGGTTACCTGAAGAAGCTAAGTGAGATGGACATCCCAGGTGCTAAGAAGCTGCTCGAGCGGTTAGAAAGAGGGAAATTAAGAAGTTTGTTCAGCAGAAAATAG
- the LOC110615938 gene encoding vacuolar protein 8 isoform X1, whose protein sequence is MKQASCDHQRIPKLLGLWCSSLHQSDPCHIEIMVEDKGKEVIQDIQTVEDWLSYAQELVPLALDKAKTVKGFPGRWKMIISKLEQIPSHLSDLSSHPCFSKNSLCKEQLQAVSKALKEAIELADLCDSEKYEGKLRMQSDLDSLSGKLDLNLRDCGLLIKTGVLGETTLPSAVAGSSTEPEAAIHGNIRELLARLQIGHLEAKHKALDSLVEVMKEDEKTVLAVLGRSNVGALIQLLTATSPRIREKTVTVICSLAESGSCENWLVSEGVLPPLIRLVESGSTVGREKATISLQRLSMTSETARAIVGHGGVRPLIEICRIGDSVSQAAAACTLKNISAVPEVRQNLAEEGIVKVMINLLDCGILLGSKEYAAECLQNLTASNDNLRRIVISEGGIQRLLAYLDGPLPQESAVAAVRNLVSSVSMEMLVSLGFLPCLVHVLKSGSVGAQQAAASAICRVCSSSEMKKLVGEAGCIPLLIKLLEAKSNSVREVSTQAISSLMTLSQNCREVKKDDKSVPNLVQLLDPSPQNTAKKYAVSCLASLSSSRKCKKLMISYGAIGYLKKLSEMDIPGAKKLLERLERGKLRSLFSRK, encoded by the exons ATGAAACAAGCTTCGTGTGATCATCAAAGAATCCCGAAGCTCCTTGGCCT TTGGTGCAGCTCTCTTCATCAATCCGATCCTTGCCATATAGAAATCATGGTGGAAGATAAAGGAAAAGAAGTTATACAAGATATTCAGACAGTCGAAGACTGGTTATCATATGCGCAAGAGCTTGTTCCCTTGGCACTTGACAAGGCCAAGACTGTGAAGGGGTTTCCTGGTAGATGGAAGATGATCATTTCCAAGTTGGAGCAGATCCCTTCGCATTTATCTGATTTATCCAGTCACCCTTGTTTCTCCAAGAATTCACTTTGCAAAGAACAATTGCAGGCTGTGTCAAAGGCGCTGAAAGAAGCAATTGAATTGGCAGATTTATGTGACAGTGAGAAATATGAAGGTAAACTTAGGATGCAGAGTGATCTCGATTCTTTATCCGGGAAATTGGATTTGAATTTACGAGATTGTGGGCTTCTGATCAAGACTGGGGTGCTTGGTGAAACTACTCTGCCTTCAGCTGTGGCCGGTTCGTCAACAGAGCCTGAGGCTGCCATTCATGGCAATATAAGGGAATTGCTTGCTCGGCTTCAGATCGGGCACTTGGAAGCAAAGCACAAAGCTCTTGACAGCCTCGTTGAGGTCATGAAAGAGGATGAGAAGACTGTTTTGGCTGTTTTGGGCAGGAGCAATGTTGGTGCTCTAATCCAGCTATTAACAGCAACCTCTCCTCGAATCCGGGAAAAGACTGTTACTGTAATCTGCTCACTTGCAGAATCTGGGAGTTGTGAGAATTGGCTTGTTTCTGAAGGTGTTCTGCCACCTCTGATAAGGCTTGTGGAGTCAGGTAGCACAGTGGGCAGAGAGAAGGCTACGATCTCGCTCCAGAGATTGTCCATGACATCAGAAACAGCCAGGGCAATTGTTGGACATGGCGGGGTTCGACCACTGATTGAAATTTGTCGAATTGGTGATTCAGTATCACAGGCTGCAGCTGCTTGTACTTTGAAGAACATATCTGCTGTACCTGAGGTTAGACAAAATCTAGCTGAAGAAGGGATTGTAAAAGTCATGATCAATCTCCTTGATTGTGGAATTCTACTAGGATCTAAAGAATATGCTGCAGAATGCTTGCAGAATCTCACTGCTAGCAATGACAATTTAAGGAGGATTGTTATTTCAGAAGGAGGAATCCAAAGGCTATTGGCATATCTAGATGGTCCATTGCCCCAAGAATCTGCAGTTGCAGCAGTAAGGAATTTGGTAAGCTCAGTCTCTATGGAAATGTTGGTATCTCTTGGCTTCCTTCCTTGCTTGGTTCATGTCCTTAAATCTGGATCGGTAGGCGCACAACAAGCCGCTGCATCTGCAATATGTCGAGTTTGCAGCTCATCGGAGATGAAAAAATTGGTAGGTGAAGCTGGATGCATTCCTCTGCTCATCAAATTGCTTGAGGCCAAATCAAACAGCGTTAGGGAGGTTTCTACACAAGCAATTTCAAGTTTGATGACACTTTCACAGAATTGCAGAGAAGTTAAAAAGGATGATAAAAGTGTGCCAAATCTGGTTCAGTTGCTTGACCCAAGTCCACAAAACACTGCAAAAAAGTACGCTGTGTCCTGCCTAGCATCTCTTTCTTCAAGCAGGAAATGTAAGAAATTGATGATTTCCTACGGCGCAATTGGTTACCTGAAGAAGCTAAGTGAGATGGACATCCCAGGTGCTAAGAAGCTGCTCGAGCGGTTAGAAAGAGGGAAATTAAGAAGTTTGTTCAGCAGAAAATAG